In Cinclus cinclus chromosome 1, bCinCin1.1, whole genome shotgun sequence, the sequence TTATGACTCAAGGAGTTTAGTTCCACTTTTAAAAACTGGCACTGGGCCTGTTCAATACTATAAAACTCAGAGTGTACAATAAAAGTCACTCATTTAGTATCAAACACAGGTAAGAATTATAGAATTGATTTCATGAAGCAGAACTGCGGCGTTTCAACAAAACTTCCTCGTACTCCTTCTGCGTCAGAAGTCCCTGAGTTATACTCTTGCTTTCTTCAAATTTGGGTAGAACCACTGCGATGTACCCCTCAGTTGATGGCTGAAAAGTGAGACTGAAGTTAGTagtgaaataaaagctgaaaaataaagaacaagaaAGTGTCTTACCTTCTCTTGCAGAAGAGCTGGATTACTAAGGATGTTCTCGTTCACTTCTATCAGCCTCCCTCTTATGCAACTGCAAAAGTGTTCAGTTTCTGTAGATGTGTGTGGTATGCCaaggtaagaaaaagaaaagggaaaaaaccttACCTGTAAATGGTATATTCCTCTCCATCTGATGAAGATATCCTGCACAGAGGGGCAAGTTCTGTTAAAAACTGAGCTCCCtgcatttggaaaataaacaaacatgtCTGTAGTTTTAATTACACAGGGCTTGTAAAAGTTTTACCATCAGCAATGTCTAAAAGGAAGGAGGTGTGATAGTTACGGGTCATTCCAagttccagagctgtgtttcCCTACTGAAGGGGAGATGCCAACTTAGACAAATCAAGCAGAAGTTTGTTAGAAGCTTACGGATTTAGTCATAGTTAAGTTTCTTGCAGACTAGCAAATTTCTATTTTGATGAGGCTAAAGTCAGGGGAGAGAGGAGATGAATGGCACCATACACAAGTTAAACTGCACCTTCAAAAACCCACCACACTGAACTGGCCCATCTACTCTCTAGATCTGCTTGAAAAGAAGAGTAGTCTCCAACTCCTTTACATTTTCCTAGAAATgaatttctattatttcagGGAGGTTTATGTCCCTTTGTGCACACTACCAAGAAAATTACTAGGAGTGGGTGGGTTTGAGCAACACTGGAAACCACTTTGCAGTACTGTAGGAGCACTGCAAGACACTGCCTAGGACAGGCAGACAGGCACCTCTTGACAAGTCTAAATTCTTCAAGTGCAGAGGGGCtggttttaaatgaaatacGAAGTAAGCTGCTGGGTTTTCTATCCAAGAAAGGACAGGAACATTTCAGGCACTGTAAGAGATTAAAATGGAAACTAAGGAAATCAAAAAGCCATACCCTTTTTGACTTCCCAGAGACCTTATTCTGAAGTCTGCTACAGTTTGCACTGATTTggtaattaatgtttttaattgttttcccACTTTGAAGAAGAGGGTGGGCTTCTGCCAAGGTAATGACACagattctggaaaaaaaaaaaatatgattacTCCACTCTAGTTGTAAGAAGCCGCAGCTTTGTGCTCTAAGCAAGTCCCACAAACTTCTCTGCCTATCTTATTTGACACCTGCTGTACCAAACTGAATGAAAAGGGCATTCTGACCTAAAGCCACTCCCAtagaaaatgcttcattttgaGATGCCAAATTGGACtgtcaaaagccctgcacttCTTACTGAAACAGAACCACTGCTTTTAAATAAGCCAGTGCTGTTCTATCAGTGCTGTAGCCCATAAGAGCATGGATGGTTCATTTCAGCCAGCAGCTGAAGTAGGTATGCTAAGACAAGTAAAGTACAGGATACTTATCATAAAATGTAACACAAAGCAGTGGTTTTCAACACCTAAAGGCCCTTTGTGGTGAACAATTACAACTGCTGGATCCTTTAGTGGTCTGGGCCTTAGTTAACATGCTgcttgcatttcattttttttctaaaggagTGTTCTTACCACGACACAGGACAGTTTGAGACAAGCCCAGCTGAAGAGACTAGCCTAGAAGCATGGCTAATGTACAAGTAGGAACTTGCCAGTAAATGGAGCAAGGGGAAGCTATTCTGTTTGAGAGTATAAAACCTAGAGCAAGCACCAGAATCAACAGAAGAATGACTGAAGAGAAAACCAGGGCACAGAACCAGATCTCTCCCTCTGGATGCTGTATCCATCTCTCCTCATTTCTCCTGGGGAGTTGTGGCTGCGCAGCTCCCACAAGAGGGAGCTGGATCCTGGTGAATGCATGCAGCGTGTCCTAGCAGCAAAGCTACCTCCCTTCACCCCAGCTTCCTTCTAAGGGGAGGATGACAGATTTTTATCTTTGAGCTATCACCTGATGGAGCTGAGAccttgcaaaacaaaaaaaatcaagagacAACTTTACACTGCCTAGAAGCAAACTGAGCCACAGCCCCATACATAACAATGGTAAAATACTTTACAGAACATCTGGTTAAGCTGCTGTGGAATGCAAGGGTCTgatatttcagaattaaaagtAGCAGAATAGTCTTCATAGACAAGTGAACAAATCAATAGGATGTAAATTACTGTTTGTATCAGACATCTGAGACTAGTAACCTTATATTTAGTATTCAGTGCAAATGGAAGGGTGTCCTTCCTTGCTGTTGCTGTCACACCTGTTATTTGAAGGTACTCTGGTTTCCCTTTTGAAAGAATTGAGGAAGAACTGCAGGaagcagccacagagaagatCCAGCTCCAAAGGCTGCATCGAGGTGATGGTTCTGCCCTGTGCCAAGCATGCCCTTTTACACTGAATTCCTAGAGCAGGCAATTCATCAGGAACACAAACGCTGCCTCACCTTCCCTCAACCCATGAGCCGCTGGCCCTGCCAGTTTTTCTGTGGACAATAGTTAGGTTCTGTTCTTCCCTCTGGGACTAAACACCCCAGAaatgctcctgctgccctcacaggctgcagcagggggAGGTAAGGTATGGAAGGGGACTCCACATCAGGTACACACTGATTTACTCCAAATCGCTGGATATCCAGCTACACCCAAGCAGAAGCAAGGCACTTTGCTATCTTGCCTTCATTAGTGTGCAAATGTACATGGAAAACCAATTAAGTTTTATCTAAAAAAGCAGAATGTTTGTTCAAACTGAAAGAGTTCTAAATCGAGTTAATCAGACTCCTTCAAAATGTCATTATGGAGAGGCCTTTTGGAACTTTGCTCTTCTACTGATGATCACAGAATCGGTCAGGTcagaaaagacctctgagatcgAGTCCAGCCTGTGACCGACCACCACCGTGTCACCTAGAGCATGGCACTGAGCGCCACCTCCAGCCTTTCCATAAACACCCCTAGGAACGGTGTATGGGGCCCTTTCAGCAGGACAGGGAGCGAGGGCAGCACCACCGACCCGGCCGAGCTGTACGAGGGGGTGGAATGGGGACCGTCAGGGGGGAAGAGGCCAAGCCTCGCCGTTTCTTATCGGAGCACCAACTGAAGGATAAGGAGGCCGATTTGTCATTCTCCCATCCTCCCGCCTTCCCGGACATCGCAGGCCGCCCCTCTCCACGTCCCGGCTGCCGCTCGCTCCGGGGCTGCGGCCCGAGGCGGACCCTGCCTCCCGCCGCCACTCGCCTGTTGGAGTGCTGCAGCACGCAGAAGTCCTCGCACGGCCGCCCCTTCACGTCTGCAAGAAGGGCACAAAGAGGAGTCAGGGCCCCGCAGCGCAGCCTCCCCTCCtcggcccagcccggcccggccctaCCTGGCTTGTACCAGCGTGTGAAGTAGCGCTCGGcaccgcccggccccgccgccccctcaGCCatgcccggcccggcccggcggcgcGGCGCGATGACGGCGGGAGGGCGGCTCCGgcagcgcccgccccgccccggcacGGGAAACCCGACGGAAATACGgtactaccttttttttttttttttttttttttttttttttttttttttttttccctctcgGCTTTAACATCTTTCGCCGTATCTGCATCACTGAGAGGAACGCTGAGACGCTTGCGGTTTGGTTGAGTGGTTTATTTTCTCTAGCACACATCAATACAGCAACAGCTACAGTGAccatatatacacacaccaaaaaacgcgctttaaattaaaaaaacctaaacaacaAACATTCGATTAAAAAACCTTTTTGCTTCCTGCTCGTGGAAAACAGAACGACCTTGTTTTTCCACAGCGATGTTAATTGCACTGGTGTCTCAGTTCAGGCAGCAGGAGAGTCTCTGTGAATTCCATTTCAGCCTTTGAATTCCCTTTCAGCCTGGGCTGTGTTTTATATCAACATAAAAGAGTTGCTTTCTCACAACACACGTGGCATCACAATTAGGCACAAAGGATGCAGAGAAACCCTACCAGCACCTGATCCCCACaggccagggcaggggagaACTTGAGAACCTCCACACCTTTGTTCTGACTCCTGCTGCCCGAAGTAACATGACACTTCTTCTGTACAAATACAGGCCAACACCATTAGAAGAATATGttacagaaaaaacccaaaacaaaattgATTCCAGCACTCTTTGCCTATTCTGTTTCCCCGCATCTAGCATAGGCACTCAAGGCAGTTGTAACAGCATAAAAATTAAggtatgtaccattattaagCTACAGGCAGATACACAAAGCAGACATTTGCATTTATTATCCAGAGTAGCCAGGCACATTAATaactgctgcagaaaaatatACACATAAAGGGCTACTTAGAGCCTCTGCCCCATCAGTTTGCCAAATTATGAGTAACTCCAACAGGAGTAAATTGCAACGGATGCAGGTTCTACTTCATAAGGCTGACaaagagaaacaacaaaacaaaccagctcaaaacaaagaaaaagaacaagcaACCTTTTGTCATCCTGCTGACACAAAACTACAGCAAGTTTTAGTCTGCAGCCTTCTCAGTTATCAGTTTGGACAGCTGTCTGTCACAGACATTTCTCCATCAATGACTGAAGAGCACTGAATGGGTAGAATTATGCTTGTGTACAGGATAGAACCATTTCTGCCCACATGCACACTGCATGAaggcaattaatttttattgttcttaAATTAGCAATGTGTTTTGATATGTGGATATTTTAATGTAAGTTGAGTACATAAAAGGCCAGCCAAGAACCCACTGGAAACACTGGAAATTTGTAGATTTCTCTCCATCATTTAGTCATTGATCTTAAAATGTTTTGAGCAACAGTAAGCTACCTGGCCACTTCCTATGTCATATCCAGACAAGTCCAGCTGAACTGGCAGCTATTATGGCTGTAGGCTAACAGAAACCAGCCgtgaaaaattaaaagcaaactgAGCTTGTCCAAGTCTGAAATCCCCCAGGACTACAGAGATGCCCgatttctgcagcagccaggattGCAGTGCAGAAGGTGGAAGCCCCGTGGGCTGAAGTGCACTGCATTTACGGAGTTTTCCCACACTATAGGTAAACACTGTGCCCAAGCCCTAAAAAGCCCTCTAGGATACAGGGATGCATTAGGAGAGCTGAAGGAAGTACACCTTTGTAACCCCTGGCTTCAGTGGAGGCACAGAACAGGATTTCATCAATGTgaacagaaaagtaaaaatcaatCTTGCCAAcctgaggaaaggctgaaggaGGAGAAGCTAATAGTCCACTGGCTGCAAAAACTCCTGTGGTACCCTAAACACCCCTCAAACCTCTCAATTAACTGAAAACACATCTGTTTTCTGAGGTGACAGAATGGTTTCTGGCTTCCATTGTATGGCAGACCAACAAACTGTTTTAACCTGTCATACACAAAATTATCAAACATTTCTCTTGTTGTTCAAGCTTTTTATTCAGCTGATGATTTGAATTAGTGGATGAGAAATAGgttctaattattttattttggtgatttttaaaGCTAGCTAGAATGATAGCGTAATTCCATTACTTATTAATCATTGAACAACTCTGACATGTTCACCTTCCCTGCaaatgcagaatttattttgctgttgtttttttcaatcTTCTTCCTTCAGTGACACTCAGGGTagttaaaacattttcagactGTGGGCTTAAACTACATATTTATTATCCTTAACACACTGCCTCTCTAGATACGCTACCAAagaaattttcttattttggatTTCTCAGCTTTAGTTCTTGCAAAAAATATAGCACAAGTTGTGTACACTGAACTAGAAAGTAGACAGCTCTCCCACTCAGCTCATTTTCCTAAAGTAAATCAACATTCTACTTCAGGAAGCTGTTGTAGGAAATTACTGTTTATCTAAGCCCTGTAGCACTCCTCGTCCTTGATATCAAACAGGCTTTAATACACCTTTGTCACTTCAGCCAGTGTAAGCACTGAACAGTAAGTACAGCACTGCTTTTAAAGCCTTTTTGATGGAATTCATGTATCTTAAAACTGTCAAAGCTTTAAGACCTGGACTTTTATTGCTGGTTTGAGAAATCAGTGAAGAGCAACTCATATCAGAAGGGATGAAACAAGTTAAACATTTGATGTAAATACTTAGAATGTGGTTTTACATTAATTTGTTTGGAGTAGAAACCAACTGGAATAAGACACAGGAATCCACAAGCTACTGAGagaaccaccaccaccacaaggATGGAATTGACTTATCTGCCTTTCCATATCAACCAGGTGGATGCAGAAGAGATGAGTTTTTACCAATAAACACATGCTAACCATTGcatgttttgttcttgttttacTTTGCTCACTATGATTTGTATCCACTGATTTTAATTgtgctaaaataaaaaacacttttattttacctctttaaaccaaaaaaaccactaaaGTAAAAAACATTACATATAATTACATATAGTAAATAAATTCAGTAAAAAAACAACCTAACCCCCTGAAACAATAGAAATAATATACATTTGGCCATGTTTTACTAAGTACCACTTTCCACAGTACCATAAGCAATGCTAAATCCCAAGTAAAAAAAGCcacaattaaaaacaaacaaactcccAACAAACCCCAAACGTTACAGTGTTTCTTTCTATCAGGCAAGAAGGGAGGGAAGTacacaaaaacaaagcacaccaataaaaaaaaaaatctagtctATATCAAACGTACCTTTCCAATAAGGaaatttgtaggaaaaaaaccctaccatTTATAATTTAACACCAAGGTGTCCTCTTGGCAACCAGGATTACAAGTTTATGCTGAATACAATCTTATGTTCAAATACTGAGATAAGCAGCATTATCCCAAAACCCAGGAGAATCCCAGCATTCTGCAACAGGAAGTATCCCCACCGGCTACATCCATGGTCACTGGCATCATTGTGGAGCATTTCAGGTACCTAAGCAAACAAGAAAGTGTTAAATGCCTTCAAaagaaacagctgcttcaaatcATTGATTCTAAAGATGTGTCATACAAAATTCTGATAGGTCTAGGCACTTACCATATCCACAAGAGCCACATACATGAACAAGCCAGCAGTAAGTGCAAATATCCACATTGAAACATTGTCTGCATAATGGCCAATAAGGATTCCAGTTGCCATACCAAGATAGGCCAGCATAGCTGACAGAGCGTTGTAAAGCACAGCTTGCTTGACAGTCATACCAGCTTTTAGAAGGACAGCAAAATCTcctgtaacagaaaaaaaaaaaaaacaagacaaagtTTTCATCCTCAGGTAAGTACTGCAGTGTTGTCTTATTTACTGTTCTCTTACAAGATTACTAAGCTACTTTTATGCTGTcatttgcccttttttttttttttttacttcacaaAATCAGAAACTACTGAGGGACAGAAACTCAGAGGGTGCACATGAACAACAACACAGCAGCAAATACTGTAAGTTTATAACTTTAAAGTCTTTGCATTtttgaaagcagcagctttttgcTGAATCGCAGAATATCCTGATTTGGAAAAGACCCACAGGAATCATCAactcctgcacaggacagccaggagtcacaccatgtgcctgagagcattgtccaaacactccttgaatgctcagccttggtgctgtgaccacttccctgggaagcctgttcgtgaccaaacaccctctgggtgaggaATAtccaattcccaatatccaacctatacctttcctgacacaacttcaggccattccctcaggttcTGTCGCAGGAGAGACCAGTGCCTGCCCCTTGCCTTCCCCTCACGAGAAAGCTGTAGAGTTCAAGGaagtctcccctcagtctcctccaggctgaacagaccaagtgaccttgGTCACTCCTCAaatggcttcccctcaaggccctcCATCTTCATACCCCTCCTCTGGATGGTCTCTAATAGCTTCACATCCTCAAGCAGTTTGAATTCAAACCACCACTGTAAAATGTTGCAGTACCTGATATGCCTGAATgttcctaaaataaaatattcccaCTCAAGTACATGTTCAATTTATTACCTTGTAACCACTCTTTGTACTTTTAATCTGtgttataaattttaaataatttctttattaatttctgtaagTGATCCTTAACGTCTTATTTTTACTTGAAGGAATGACAGACCACCAGccagaaacagattttctgcaattcagaacatatttttttctaaaacagaGTAATATAAGcttattatttgaaaataaaatggattCTAAGTTATCTCCAGTTAAAGTaaacaaaagcaattttcaaAGTGCATTTGAGTAATTTATTACAACAGCTTTTCCTACAAGCTACTGCAATTAAGATGAACTGGTATAATAAAAACATTGCTTAGCATTAATAACAATACAATTTTATTCCCAGCTAACCTCAACTAGTCCCATTTGTTTCAATTTTCCTATACCACTTCATGTCCTCTGGTAAAGAAGGTATATTTCCTATCAAGTTTTCTGTTCTGATTAAAGCAGTAtgatttaaagatttttctaatttctaaaaTCAACAGAACAGttgaatttaaaattatcagGTTCATAAGATGAATTCGCTTCTTATATCTGAATTAACAACATTCAGTAAGTGTAGTTAATATAAGTTCCACGATTAGTATGAACAAGACTCAATTCCTCCCACCTCATAAAATCTGGTATGTTTTCTCCACAATAACGTATTTCTGTATAACATTACTGTACAAATATATCAAACTGTTTATATAGAGTTTAATGTTTACACATACTGGTTTACAAGCTCCATTAAATGAAACTGAATGTTCTCCCCTCTGGGGAATTAAACCctaaaaaagggaaagaaaactctTCTTTCTTCATTCTATACACCAAGTATGACTGTGACCAGGACAGCTAAGAAATAAACAGTACTTGCACATTCAAAATTATCTGACAAATGGAAAGATCAGCTTCATCTCAAGTTCAGCTAAGCACATCCACCCTCTTCTCACCAGCTGCCTTCAAAAGGGCCAAATACTGAAC encodes:
- the ABITRAM gene encoding protein Abitram isoform X2; the protein is MAEGAAGPGGAERYFTRWYKPDVKGRPCEDFCVLQHSNRICVITLAEAHPLLQSGKTIKNINYQISANCSRLQNKVSGKSKRGAQFLTELAPLCRISSSDGEEYTIYSCIRGRLIEVNENILSNPALLQEKPSTEGYIAVVLPKFEESKSITQGLLTQKEYEEVLLKRRSSAS
- the ABITRAM gene encoding protein Abitram isoform X1, translated to MAEGAAGPGGAERYFTRWYKPGRAGPGWAEEGRLRCGALTPLCALLADVKGRPCEDFCVLQHSNRICVITLAEAHPLLQSGKTIKNINYQISANCSRLQNKVSGKSKRGAQFLTELAPLCRISSSDGEEYTIYSCIRGRLIEVNENILSNPALLQEKPSTEGYIAVVLPKFEESKSITQGLLTQKEYEEVLLKRRSSAS